A genome region from Natronobeatus ordinarius includes the following:
- the dpsA gene encoding DNA starvation/stationary phase protection protein DpsA, with protein sequence MSTQKTVRQQAGTVEENSLRLEREKAEQIVDALNTELANAYVLYHQLKKHHWVVEGAEFRDLHLFTEEAYEHVEEGADLIAERAQAIGGVPVSGPTNLERRATVEFEGEDVYDVRTMLENDLEMYGEMIESMRDSIELATNLGDHATSQILREILVDLEEDAHHFEHYLEDDTLVLEEATHNR encoded by the coding sequence ATGAGTACCCAGAAGACCGTCCGCCAGCAGGCAGGCACCGTCGAGGAGAACAGCCTCCGACTCGAGCGAGAAAAGGCCGAGCAGATCGTCGACGCGCTGAACACAGAGCTCGCGAACGCGTACGTCCTGTACCACCAGCTGAAAAAGCACCACTGGGTCGTCGAAGGTGCGGAGTTTCGCGATCTGCACCTCTTCACCGAGGAGGCCTACGAGCACGTCGAGGAGGGTGCGGACCTCATCGCCGAACGCGCCCAGGCGATCGGCGGCGTCCCCGTCTCGGGACCGACGAACCTCGAACGGCGGGCGACCGTCGAGTTCGAAGGTGAAGACGTCTACGACGTCCGCACGATGCTCGAGAACGACCTCGAAATGTACGGCGAAATGATCGAGTCGATGCGCGACAGCATCGAACTCGCCACGAACCTCGGCGATCACGCCACCTCCCAGATCCTGCGCGAGATCCTCGTCGACCTCGAGGAGGACGCCCACCACTTCGAACACTACCTCGAGGACGACACGCTGGTGCTCGAGGAGGCGACGCACAACCGATAA